The Candidatus Hydrogenedens sp. genome has a segment encoding these proteins:
- a CDS encoding DUF1926 domain-containing protein, which produces MKSLNLIFALHSHQPVGNFEFVFEEAYQKAYLPFLKVLQQFPNIKVTLHITGPLWDWFDVKHPEFYELINTLIQRKQVELMGGAFYEPLVCAIPEEDAYEQILYMQDFIKQRFGVKPRGMWIAERVWEPYFPRILANAGIEYTTLDDTHFLSAGLDREELFGYYLTEHEGFNIKIFPILEKLRYTIPFRPIKETLEFLRKVHETHSGACAVFHDDGEKFGIWPGTHHSVYEEKWLFNFFTSITEEQEWLRTTTYSEYLDENPPLGRVYLPCASYHEMMEWVLPVNSQKEYLTIKKELQENPKTWERISIYLRGGFWRGFLSKYEEANNMQKRMLKTSRRLNTLIKKNKKNNLLKEAQKKLFQSQCNCAYWHGVFGGLYLNHLRTAVYSNIIECEKLIDNYEHFFEHWRNNEVEDFNCDGNDEIILNTKLGTFILSPHDGGTLIELDYKPKAFNCLNILSRREEAYHQDLFKESISHEINESGHKSIHELVKAKEKGLEKLLIYDPYVRYSMRDHFLPLNISINALQSNQYQEWWSHFNKEYSYKLMENEIILEGIGTVEISPFCWNVNIVKYMLLNSEKSENMLSFLVKYDITNMTNGEFEGYFGSEWCFNLLTGSSDDRFIYSKNKKLSMRKLGDAGDESGLTHFALRDDWQKLEIEFQLNKEARLFNFPIETVSQSENGQERVYQGNVLIPCWKGIFRHNEVVSIEMKINIKSL; this is translated from the coding sequence ATGAAATCCCTAAACCTAATTTTTGCTTTACATTCTCATCAACCCGTTGGAAACTTCGAGTTCGTTTTTGAAGAAGCATATCAAAAAGCATATTTACCTTTTCTCAAAGTTCTTCAACAATTTCCGAACATTAAAGTCACATTACATATAACAGGACCCCTTTGGGATTGGTTTGATGTCAAACATCCTGAATTTTACGAACTTATAAATACGTTAATACAGCGGAAACAAGTAGAACTAATGGGAGGTGCTTTTTACGAACCGTTGGTTTGTGCAATTCCAGAGGAAGATGCTTATGAACAAATTTTATATATGCAAGATTTTATAAAACAAAGGTTTGGGGTAAAACCACGAGGAATGTGGATAGCGGAAAGAGTTTGGGAACCATATTTTCCAAGAATATTAGCCAATGCAGGTATCGAATATACAACCCTTGATGATACCCATTTTCTCAGTGCTGGACTGGATAGAGAAGAACTATTTGGATATTATTTAACTGAACATGAAGGATTTAATATCAAAATATTCCCTATTCTTGAGAAATTGAGATATACAATACCTTTTCGTCCAATAAAAGAAACGTTAGAATTTTTGCGAAAAGTACATGAAACCCATAGTGGTGCATGTGCTGTTTTTCATGATGACGGTGAAAAATTTGGGATTTGGCCTGGGACACACCACAGTGTTTATGAAGAAAAATGGCTTTTTAATTTCTTCACAAGTATCACAGAAGAGCAAGAATGGTTAAGGACAACAACGTATTCTGAGTATCTTGACGAAAATCCACCATTAGGTCGAGTTTACTTACCCTGTGCTTCTTATCATGAAATGATGGAATGGGTATTACCAGTAAACTCGCAGAAAGAATACTTAACCATAAAAAAAGAACTTCAAGAAAACCCAAAAACATGGGAAAGAATATCAATATATTTAAGAGGTGGATTTTGGCGTGGTTTCCTTTCTAAGTATGAAGAAGCAAATAACATGCAAAAAAGAATGCTAAAAACAAGTCGACGGCTTAATACCTTAATAAAGAAAAATAAAAAAAATAATCTGCTGAAAGAGGCACAAAAAAAATTATTTCAAAGTCAATGCAATTGTGCATACTGGCATGGTGTTTTTGGTGGTCTTTACTTAAATCATTTAAGAACTGCGGTGTATTCTAATATTATCGAATGCGAAAAATTAATAGATAATTATGAACACTTTTTTGAGCATTGGAGAAATAACGAAGTCGAAGATTTTAATTGTGATGGAAATGATGAGATTATCTTAAACACAAAGTTAGGGACTTTCATCTTATCCCCGCATGATGGAGGGACATTAATTGAATTAGATTACAAACCTAAGGCATTTAACTGTTTAAATATATTATCAAGAAGGGAAGAAGCCTATCACCAAGATTTATTTAAAGAAAGTATATCCCACGAAATCAATGAATCGGGCCATAAGAGCATACACGAATTAGTAAAAGCAAAAGAGAAAGGATTGGAAAAACTGTTAATTTATGACCCTTATGTACGTTATTCAATGAGGGACCATTTTTTACCATTAAATATTTCAATAAATGCATTACAATCAAATCAATATCAAGAATGGTGGTCTCATTTTAATAAAGAGTATTCATATAAACTTATGGAGAATGAAATTATTCTGGAAGGAATTGGGACAGTCGAAATCTCTCCTTTTTGTTGGAATGTAAATATAGTAAAGTATATGTTATTAAATAGCGAAAAAAGTGAAAATATGCTCTCATTTTTAGTAAAATATGATATTACAAACATGACCAATGGGGAATTTGAAGGCTACTTTGGCTCGGAGTGGTGTTTCAATCTCCTGACAGGTTCTTCAGATGACCGTTTTATATATTCAAAAAATAAAAAACTCTCAATGAGAAAACTTGGTGATGCTGGTGATGAATCGGGTCTCACTCATTTTGCATTGAGAGATGATTGGCAAAAATTAGAAATTGAATTTCAGCTAAATAAAGAAGCTCGATTATTTAATTTTCCAATCGAGACCGTTAGCCAATCAGAAAACGGCCAAGAAAGGGTATATCAGGGAAATGTTTTAATTCCCTGTTGGAAAGGAATATTTAGACATAACGAAGTAGTAAGTATTGAAATGAAAATAAATATCAAATCACTTTGA
- the hprK gene encoding HPr(Ser) kinase/phosphatase, whose product MWETDLEINFRKKTSIPVASLFQEPIRSELGLKIIAGYQGIRREVFTPDVNRPGLALTGYLEYFANDRVQVLGNTEIHYLERLTPSEIENRLLYMFSFEIPAFLLSRSLIPPQVFLDLCNRHGVPVIQSSLTTDQVISKVILFFAEKFAPETTIHGTVVDCYGIGVVIVGASGIGKSETALELVERGHRLIVDDVVLLRKGIEDIIIAESDPQIEHNIHIRGIGMVDVLSVYGAGRIRRRKQVGLIIELVTTMDDDIDMLINVWPKKQILGVNVPYLKVPVGPGRNLAVIVEAAALKCRMMELGIDIDQQFSERTKQATTKNLYQIR is encoded by the coding sequence ATGTGGGAAACTGATTTAGAAATAAATTTTCGAAAAAAAACGTCAATACCTGTTGCTTCGTTGTTTCAGGAACCTATTCGTTCCGAATTGGGATTAAAGATTATAGCAGGGTATCAAGGAATAAGGAGAGAAGTATTTACTCCGGATGTTAATCGTCCAGGATTGGCCTTAACAGGTTACCTTGAATATTTTGCAAATGATAGAGTTCAGGTATTAGGAAACACCGAGATTCATTATCTTGAAAGGCTAACCCCATCTGAAATTGAAAATCGTCTACTTTATATGTTTTCCTTTGAAATTCCAGCATTTCTTTTGTCCCGTTCCTTAATCCCTCCACAGGTATTTTTAGACTTGTGCAATCGTCACGGTGTTCCCGTAATACAATCCAGCCTAACAACAGACCAAGTTATCAGTAAAGTTATTTTATTTTTTGCTGAAAAATTTGCACCAGAAACAACAATCCACGGAACGGTTGTCGATTGTTATGGTATTGGTGTAGTAATTGTAGGTGCATCGGGAATAGGAAAAAGTGAAACAGCGTTAGAACTTGTGGAACGTGGACATCGCCTTATCGTAGACGATGTGGTTCTTTTAAGAAAAGGTATTGAGGATATTATTATTGCAGAAAGTGACCCACAAATCGAGCATAACATTCATATACGAGGAATAGGAATGGTAGATGTATTATCCGTTTATGGTGCAGGCAGAATAAGGAGAAGAAAACAAGTAGGATTAATTATAGAATTAGTAACCACAATGGATGATGATATCGACATGCTAATTAATGTCTGGCCTAAAAAGCAAATATTAGGCGTAAACGTTCCATATCTTAAAGTTCCTGTTGGTCCTGGTAGAAATCTTGCAGTTATTGTTGAAGCGGCTGCATTAAAATGCCGTATGATGGAATTGGGTATTGATATAGACCAACAGTTCTCAGAACGTACCAAACAGGCAACAACAAAAAATCTTTATCAAATTAGGTAG
- the raiA gene encoding ribosome-associated translation inhibitor RaiA, producing the protein MNVHITCKHMESSEALKSYTENALKKLEHYFDKIIEANVIMDVEKHRHICEINLNANGVRIHSKESSPDMYASVDAVIEKLERQIRKFKEKIKNHKPRNINETRKYKHVILELKEETPQKEETEEEPVIPHEIVHREHITLKPMTVDEALMQIQLLEEPFLVFINVDTSQVNVLYPRGNSTYGLIEPQF; encoded by the coding sequence ATGAATGTACATATCACTTGTAAACACATGGAGTCTTCAGAAGCATTAAAATCATACACAGAAAATGCTCTAAAAAAGTTAGAACATTATTTTGACAAAATTATAGAGGCAAACGTAATTATGGATGTGGAGAAACACCGTCATATTTGCGAAATTAATTTAAATGCTAACGGTGTCCGTATTCATAGTAAAGAATCTTCCCCCGATATGTATGCCTCAGTAGATGCTGTTATTGAAAAGTTAGAACGTCAAATACGTAAATTTAAGGAGAAAATAAAAAATCACAAACCACGGAATATAAACGAGACACGAAAATATAAACATGTCATACTCGAACTTAAGGAAGAAACCCCTCAAAAAGAAGAAACTGAAGAAGAACCTGTTATCCCTCATGAAATAGTACATAGAGAACACATCACGTTAAAACCCATGACAGTTGACGAAGCCTTAATGCAAATACAACTTTTAGAGGAGCCTTTCTTAGTATTTATAAATGTAGATACCTCTCAGGTCAACGTACTATATCCGAGGGGAAATAGCACGTATGGATTAATTGAACCTCAATTTTGA
- a CDS encoding CinA family nicotinamide mononucleotide deamidase-related protein, whose product MNAELLMIGTELLLGQITDTNSTYLGEKLAEIGIDVYRKVTVGDNQKRIVDALNESLSKSDIVICSGGLGPTVDDMTRESVSEATNSPLIYHPDLFQTIYDRFVKRGVKVSENNKKQALLPEGAIPINNPIGTAPGFIKEHNSKYIICLPGVPFELKPMFEETVIPFLTQKFQIKSRIYIKVLKVYGLGESRIDHILGDLLYSSSPTIGLLASPECVRIRLAVKEEEPEKAEGVLTDMETKINHALPGLVLPGDDFSLEKALDAVLEKENSGIVVLDAQTGGMIIYRMVQAGMKHLLHGEVYPNLKTEEEMEFLFDRAKEYLLKCIFAYSLILIPDHNKRATRLHFISKKYGEIIWELPFYGTEERNRVRTAVVSLEKIRRKLLNIEVDKS is encoded by the coding sequence ATGAACGCAGAATTATTAATGATAGGTACAGAACTTTTATTAGGACAAATTACAGATACAAACTCTACTTATTTGGGTGAAAAACTGGCAGAAATAGGAATAGATGTATACAGAAAAGTAACGGTGGGGGATAATCAGAAAAGAATTGTAGATGCTTTGAATGAATCCCTATCTAAATCAGATATTGTTATATGCAGTGGTGGTTTAGGACCTACTGTCGACGATATGACTAGAGAAAGCGTTTCTGAAGCCACAAACAGCCCTCTCATTTACCATCCAGACCTATTTCAGACTATATACGACCGTTTTGTAAAAAGAGGGGTAAAAGTATCAGAAAATAATAAGAAACAAGCACTATTACCTGAAGGTGCAATACCAATTAATAATCCTATTGGTACAGCTCCAGGATTTATCAAAGAACATAACTCTAAGTATATTATATGTTTACCTGGTGTTCCTTTTGAACTTAAACCTATGTTTGAAGAAACTGTTATCCCATTCTTAACCCAAAAATTTCAAATCAAAAGTCGTATATACATAAAAGTATTGAAAGTTTACGGGTTAGGAGAGTCGAGAATAGACCACATTTTAGGAGATTTGCTATATTCTTCCTCACCAACAATTGGCCTTTTAGCATCGCCAGAGTGTGTTCGTATAAGACTTGCAGTCAAAGAAGAGGAGCCAGAAAAAGCAGAAGGGGTACTAACCGATATGGAGACTAAAATTAACCATGCTTTGCCAGGGTTGGTCTTACCAGGTGATGACTTTTCTCTTGAAAAAGCATTAGATGCTGTTTTGGAAAAAGAGAACAGCGGAATTGTAGTTTTAGATGCCCAAACAGGAGGAATGATAATTTACAGGATGGTTCAGGCTGGTATGAAACATCTACTTCATGGGGAAGTATACCCAAACTTAAAAACTGAAGAAGAAATGGAATTTCTATTTGACAGGGCTAAGGAATATTTGTTAAAATGTATTTTTGCATACAGTTTAATATTAATACCTGACCATAATAAAAGGGCAACTCGCCTTCATTTTATCAGTAAAAAGTATGGCGAAATTATATGGGAACTGCCCTTTTATGGGACAGAAGAAAGAAATCGGGTAAGAACGGCGGTAGTTTCACTTGAAAAAATAAGAAGGAAATTACTGAATATCGAAGTGGATAAATCATAA
- a CDS encoding septal ring lytic transglycosylase RlpA family protein, with protein sequence MFPMLAILLLSTQPIQPCIEGIASYYSTSKVNIITASGERFNDREYTCAMPFGTFGDYYLIVNEATGKAVVCKLNDRGPFIKGRVIDLSHTAMRALDSRRGLIKVKVYHLGKHPVQTGPVTLPHSQSIPKIH encoded by the coding sequence ATGTTCCCGATGTTAGCAATATTATTACTTTCAACACAACCTATCCAGCCTTGCATTGAAGGAATTGCTTCCTACTACTCCACATCTAAGGTAAATATTATTACAGCCTCTGGTGAACGGTTTAACGACCGTGAATATACCTGTGCAATGCCTTTTGGCACATTTGGAGATTACTACTTAATTGTAAATGAAGCCACAGGAAAAGCAGTGGTATGTAAATTAAATGACCGTGGTCCTTTTATTAAAGGTAGGGTCATAGACTTATCACACACTGCAATGAGAGCCTTAGATAGTAGAAGAGGACTTATTAAGGTAAAGGTTTATCATTTAGGGAAACACCCTGTGCAAACAGGTCCCGTAACCTTACCACACAGTCAGTCTATCCCCAAAATACATTAA
- a CDS encoding HPr family phosphocarrier protein — protein sequence MNNNKIEKIIKVVNKLGVHARPAGKIAREMQKYDAHIYLIYNGNQRNAKSVIQILSLGAPKDAEILAVAEGKDAQSAIDELEEIFKTGFGEP from the coding sequence ATGAACAATAACAAAATAGAAAAAATAATTAAAGTTGTAAACAAATTAGGTGTTCATGCAAGACCTGCAGGTAAGATAGCCCGTGAGATGCAGAAATACGATGCTCACATTTATCTTATCTATAACGGGAACCAACGAAATGCAAAAAGTGTTATACAAATTTTGAGTTTAGGTGCCCCTAAAGATGCAGAAATATTAGCAGTAGCAGAAGGGAAGGATGCACAATCTGCCATTGATGAATTAGAAGAAATATTTAAAACAGGTTTCGGAGAACCATAA
- the hemW gene encoding radical SAM family heme chaperone HemW, with protein MLNTSDLLIHCKEQTFSLYIHIPFCRKKCIYCDFLSIPVSGNVPDEYMQSLMDEFGHIPYPHSLKSIYFGGGTPSLLRLDQIDKIISLVNKLFIINNPEISIEINPDDISEDWIKSIKDIGINRVSIGIQSFLDKELMYLGRRHDAKKAKIACEIVSENFRNWSLDLIYGIPNSTYREWEETIKIAVLYEPSHISTYNLTYEEGTPLFENKLHEKVDDDVCLELYKIAENMLCGYGYEHYEISNFAKPDFKCIHNLTYWHNEPYIGLGAGAFSYINNLRCANYRDISKYIEFPGIKEEVDSLTEREIKIETLIQYFRLSEGIHEETYYQRFNTSLSNDFGSALGRLVSQKLLEYDSGIYRPTKEGFYLNNKIGIELLLHG; from the coding sequence ATGTTAAATACTTCTGATTTACTTATTCACTGTAAAGAGCAAACTTTCAGTCTATATATTCATATTCCCTTTTGTCGGAAGAAATGTATTTATTGTGATTTTTTAAGTATCCCGGTATCAGGTAATGTACCAGATGAATATATGCAATCTTTAATGGATGAGTTTGGTCATATCCCATATCCCCATTCCTTAAAAAGTATATATTTCGGAGGTGGAACACCTTCTTTATTAAGGCTTGACCAAATTGATAAAATTATCAGTCTTGTAAATAAATTATTTATAATAAATAACCCAGAAATTAGTATTGAAATTAATCCAGATGATATTTCTGAGGACTGGATAAAATCGATAAAAGATATTGGTATTAATAGAGTTAGCATAGGAATCCAATCATTTTTGGATAAAGAACTTATGTATTTAGGAAGGCGACATGATGCAAAAAAGGCAAAAATTGCATGCGAAATAGTATCAGAGAATTTTAGGAATTGGAGTTTGGACCTTATTTATGGAATACCTAATTCAACATATAGAGAATGGGAGGAAACTATAAAGATAGCGGTTTTATACGAACCTTCTCATATTTCCACTTACAATCTAACTTATGAAGAAGGAACACCGTTATTTGAGAATAAATTACATGAGAAAGTAGATGACGATGTATGCCTTGAACTGTACAAAATTGCTGAAAATATGTTGTGTGGATATGGTTATGAGCATTACGAAATATCTAATTTTGCGAAGCCTGACTTTAAATGTATTCATAATCTAACCTATTGGCATAACGAGCCTTACATTGGATTAGGTGCTGGCGCGTTTTCTTACATTAATAATTTGCGTTGTGCTAATTATAGGGATATATCAAAGTACATTGAGTTTCCAGGTATAAAAGAAGAAGTGGATTCTTTGACTGAAAGAGAGATTAAAATTGAAACGTTAATCCAGTATTTTCGACTCTCAGAAGGTATTCATGAGGAGACCTATTATCAGCGATTTAATACTTCCCTTTCTAATGATTTTGGGTCTGCTTTAGGAAGACTTGTTTCCCAAAAACTATTGGAATACGATTCAGGAATTTATAGACCTACTAAGGAAGGTTTTTATCTTAATAACAAAATTGGGATAGAACTATTATTACATGGATAA
- the ileS gene encoding isoleucine--tRNA ligase, which translates to MKKQAFDNVVPSSQFNFSKAEQEIIQFWKDRKIYHKSLEQRKNAPRFVFYEGPPTANGLPHPGHCLTRTIKDIFPRYKTMDGYYCERKAGWDTHGLPVEIEVCKSLGIFDGGKSAIESYGIEAFNKACIDSVFRYQKEWEEMTERIAFWVDLEQAYVTYHQSYVESVWWALKQLFDRGLLYRGYKVVWWWAQGGTALSAGEVGEGYRETDDPSITVRFPLTMESKSKLGFKENDKISFLIWTTTPWTLLSNCAVCVGPDIEYALVKMEKNEISEYFIIASAVAKSILGEDIEVIKLYKGTDLLGLTYEPLFKYDIPQKIEGQGTADKYWLIIPGDFVDIETGTGLVHIAPAFGEDDYKVCKEQNVGFLCFIKSDGTFDERVTDKDLYTGKPLAGMFCKDGDKSIIRILKERGLLFKQEQFRHAYPFCPRAEDDPLIQYARQSWFIRTSAFIEEFLKNNQKIYWQPEHIREGRFGNFLATNVDWALSRERFWGTPLPIWVCEKTGYMECISSYQELLSKPDVQGLDVWEKAKKENPQLNDNLKVHKPYIDAITYQSPKDPSARMRRVPEVIDCWFDAGCMPFAQWGYPHVEGSEEKFTQNFPADFISEAIDQTRGWFYALLAISTIIFGDKKSYPHPFKTCVCLGHIQGEDGYKLSKRLKNYKEPQYIFDKYSADALRWSFVAKNPPTTTTRFQEKLIEELQSDLLIRWYNVYSFFVIYANLDGFTAEGAPLKLLKDVSSTPDTVTEDQCSQPSEFIQSYRPIEERCELDRWILNELYKTVVQVRNALDNYETYPSAKAIFDFIEGLSNWYVRRSRPRFWESGWSEQKADAYWTLYECLINLSRLTAPFVPFFSEITWKNLTKPLKTAAESVHLATYPKVSEDKIDYTLLENMALAREAVTLGLSARRLANIKVRQPLARCEIVLTSPELKDKINPYLDIIKEELNIKEIEFSDQPQLYVNYEIKPNYKLLGPKLGSKVKLLAKELARVDGGKIYHDLITNNEYIIELEGEKVSLKEEDLSVKLLPKEGFTASQGKNMVVILTTTITEELKKEGWIRDVIREIQELRKSMQLPYDKRIKLTLITADSGLISALEEFKETLLKEVLAVNINIQNEDVSGMKQTDIEGIGLGIFIEPV; encoded by the coding sequence ATGAAAAAACAAGCATTTGATAATGTTGTTCCATCTTCACAATTTAATTTTTCAAAAGCAGAACAGGAAATTATTCAATTTTGGAAAGATAGAAAGATATATCATAAAAGTTTAGAACAAAGGAAGAATGCCCCTCGATTTGTATTTTACGAAGGTCCCCCTACGGCAAACGGATTACCCCATCCAGGACACTGTCTCACAAGGACAATAAAAGATATTTTCCCGAGATATAAGACTATGGATGGTTATTACTGTGAACGAAAGGCGGGTTGGGATACTCATGGACTTCCTGTTGAGATAGAAGTTTGTAAATCGTTGGGAATTTTTGATGGTGGTAAATCTGCAATTGAATCGTATGGAATAGAGGCATTTAATAAGGCTTGTATAGACTCTGTTTTTCGTTATCAGAAAGAATGGGAGGAGATGACAGAACGTATTGCTTTCTGGGTAGACCTTGAACAGGCATATGTAACATATCATCAATCTTATGTGGAAAGTGTGTGGTGGGCATTAAAACAGCTTTTTGATAGGGGCTTGCTTTACCGTGGTTATAAGGTAGTATGGTGGTGGGCACAGGGTGGAACTGCTCTTTCTGCTGGTGAAGTTGGTGAAGGTTACCGTGAGACAGATGACCCGTCAATAACCGTTCGTTTTCCCCTCACAATGGAAAGTAAAAGCAAGTTAGGATTTAAAGAAAATGACAAAATCAGTTTTTTAATCTGGACAACCACACCATGGACACTTTTAAGTAATTGTGCAGTATGTGTGGGACCAGATATTGAGTATGCATTGGTTAAAATGGAGAAGAATGAGATTTCAGAATATTTCATTATAGCAAGTGCTGTAGCAAAATCTATTTTGGGTGAGGATATTGAAGTTATAAAATTATATAAAGGGACTGATTTATTAGGATTAACTTACGAGCCTTTGTTTAAGTATGATATTCCACAGAAAATAGAAGGACAAGGCACAGCGGATAAGTATTGGCTTATAATTCCAGGTGATTTTGTAGATATTGAGACAGGAACAGGACTGGTTCATATAGCACCAGCGTTTGGTGAAGATGACTATAAGGTATGTAAAGAGCAAAATGTTGGTTTTCTTTGTTTTATAAAATCGGATGGCACATTCGATGAGCGAGTTACCGATAAGGATTTATATACAGGAAAACCATTGGCGGGCATGTTTTGTAAGGATGGGGATAAATCTATTATCCGCATACTAAAAGAGCGTGGTTTGTTATTTAAGCAAGAACAATTCCGTCATGCTTATCCTTTCTGTCCACGTGCTGAAGATGACCCACTAATCCAATATGCGAGACAGAGTTGGTTTATTCGGACATCTGCATTTATTGAAGAATTTTTAAAGAACAACCAAAAAATTTACTGGCAACCCGAACATATACGGGAAGGCCGTTTTGGTAATTTTTTAGCTACAAATGTCGATTGGGCACTTTCCAGAGAACGATTCTGGGGGACTCCCCTTCCAATTTGGGTTTGTGAAAAAACTGGATATATGGAATGTATCTCTTCATATCAAGAACTACTTTCTAAACCTGACGTTCAAGGACTCGATGTATGGGAAAAGGCTAAAAAGGAAAATCCACAACTTAACGACAACTTAAAAGTACATAAGCCTTATATTGACGCTATTACATATCAAAGTCCAAAAGACCCATCCGCACGAATGAGACGGGTTCCAGAGGTTATTGATTGCTGGTTTGACGCAGGTTGTATGCCCTTTGCTCAATGGGGGTATCCTCATGTTGAAGGTTCAGAAGAAAAATTTACTCAAAACTTTCCCGCAGATTTTATTAGCGAAGCAATAGACCAAACCAGAGGCTGGTTTTACGCATTATTAGCCATTAGCACTATTATATTTGGTGATAAAAAGTCCTACCCACACCCTTTCAAAACATGTGTCTGTTTGGGACATATACAGGGTGAAGATGGTTATAAACTATCAAAACGACTGAAAAATTATAAAGAACCACAATATATATTTGATAAATATAGTGCAGATGCCCTACGTTGGAGCTTTGTAGCTAAAAATCCGCCTACGACGACAACCAGATTCCAAGAAAAGTTAATTGAAGAACTTCAAAGTGATTTACTTATTCGCTGGTATAACGTCTACAGTTTTTTTGTAATATATGCTAATTTGGATGGTTTTACCGCTGAAGGTGCCCCATTGAAACTTCTTAAAGATGTTTCTTCAACTCCAGATACGGTGACTGAAGACCAATGTTCCCAACCGAGTGAATTCATTCAATCTTACCGTCCTATTGAGGAACGTTGTGAATTGGATAGGTGGATTCTAAATGAATTATATAAAACTGTCGTTCAGGTACGAAATGCTTTGGATAACTATGAAACGTATCCTTCTGCAAAGGCAATTTTTGATTTTATTGAGGGACTATCTAACTGGTATGTTCGCAGGAGCAGACCTCGTTTTTGGGAAAGTGGCTGGTCAGAACAAAAAGCGGATGCATATTGGACTTTATATGAATGCCTTATTAATCTTTCAAGGCTTACCGCTCCTTTTGTACCATTTTTCTCTGAAATCACATGGAAAAATCTCACAAAACCTCTAAAAACTGCTGCTGAAAGTGTTCATCTGGCTACCTATCCAAAAGTGAGTGAAGATAAAATCGATTATACATTACTTGAAAATATGGCACTTGCACGTGAAGCCGTTACATTAGGATTGAGTGCCCGTCGATTAGCAAATATAAAAGTTCGTCAACCACTGGCTCGTTGTGAAATTGTATTAACATCACCAGAATTAAAAGATAAAATCAATCCATATCTGGACATAATAAAGGAAGAATTAAATATTAAAGAGATAGAATTTTCGGATCAGCCCCAATTATATGTAAATTATGAAATTAAGCCGAACTATAAACTTTTAGGGCCTAAATTAGGGAGTAAAGTCAAATTGTTAGCGAAAGAACTTGCCCGTGTTGATGGTGGTAAGATTTATCATGATTTAATTACCAATAACGAATACATCATTGAACTTGAAGGAGAAAAAGTGTCTCTTAAGGAAGAGGATCTAAGTGTTAAACTACTTCCAAAAGAAGGATTTACTGCTTCTCAGGGTAAAAATATGGTGGTGATTCTAACTACTACCATAACAGAAGAATTGAAGAAAGAAGGCTGGATTAGAGATGTTATTCGTGAAATTCAAGAACTCCGCAAATCTATGCAATTACCTTATGATAAACGAATAAAATTAACGTTAATTACTGCTGATTCGGGTCTCATATCTGCATTAGAAGAGTTCAAGGAAACATTATTAAAAGAAGTTCTTGCCGTTAACATTAATATACAGAATGAGGACGTCTCGGGGATGAAACAGACAGATATTGAAGGTATTGGATTAGGTATTTTTATTGAACCTGTGTAA